In Primulina eburnea isolate SZY01 chromosome 5, ASM2296580v1, whole genome shotgun sequence, a single window of DNA contains:
- the LOC140831928 gene encoding serine/threonine-protein phosphatase 7 long form homolog, with the protein MIIGGCMLPDSDGCSVNLMYLRLLRDTNQVSKYSWGSDVLAFLYRELCTASTIGKGEIAGPIFILQDWALSRITFLCPDPFGDIPDDDDHNDQILPFPPFGERWNRSFTWTHTTNHSVRVIRDLLDKMEPNQFKWVLYSNEFDKEYWRSVCPLICFNIVEMYRPDRVLRQFGQLQHIPGPAFDGDEFHECIRQGRRNYNWAEHHKNSICAWNDRLNLIVEGEPTNGNVGITRQYSMWYDNITRRFITPIDPQAEYGYRPGDANVRCVMRNDAEILRNWFRGLSLQEQPREALESAITETIKIGERLCDMRTISIKSHNDIDLDIRINFTPLLL; encoded by the exons ATGATTATCGGAGGATGTATGTTACCTGATTCAGATGGTTGTTCCGTAAATTTGATGTACTTACGTCTTCTCCGAGACACGAATCAGGTTTCAAAATACAGTTGGGGAAGTGATGTACTAGCATTCCTCTACCGTGAACTGTGTACTGCATCAACTATCGGCAAAGGTGAAATAGCAGGACCAATTTTCATTTTACAG gattgggCACTTTCTAGAATTACATTTCTTTGTCCAGATCCATTTGGTGACATTCCAGATGACGATGATCACAATGACCAAATTCTTCCATTTCCTCCATTTGGTGAAAG GTGGAACCGTAGTTTCACGTGGACACATACTACGAATCACTCAGTGCGAGTGATTCGTGATTTGTTGGATAAGATGGAGCCAAACCAG TTCAAATGGGTGCTATATTCTAATGAATTTGACAAAGAATATTGGCGTTCGGTGTGCCCGCTTATATGTTTCAACATTGTGGAGATGTACCGCCCAGACCGAGTTCTCCGACAATTTGGTCAGTTGCAGCACATTCCAGGGCCAGCGTTTGATGGGGATGAATTTCACGAATGCATCCGACAAGGTAGGCGAAACTATAATTGGGCCGaacatcataaaaacagcatatGTGCATGGAATGATAGGCTCAATTTGATTGTTGAGGGTGAACCGACAAACGGAAACGTGGGTATAACACGTCAGTATTCGATGTGGTATGATAACATAACTCGTCgtttcataacccctatcgatCCGCAAGCAGAATATGGTTATAGACCCGGTGATGCAAATGTGAGATGTGTTATG AGGAACGATGCAGAAATTTTGAGGAATTGGTTTCGTGGACTATCATTACAAGAGCAGCCTCGTGAGGCACTGGAGTCTGCTATCACAGAAACTATAAAAATTGGTGAGAGATTATGTGATATGCGAACTATTTCAATCAAATCGCATAATGACATAGATCTAGATATACGAATTAACTTCACTCCTTTATTACTATAA
- the LOC140832798 gene encoding CBL-interacting serine/threonine-protein kinase 8-like isoform X1, translated as MVIRKVGKYEVGRTIGEGTFAKVKFAQNTETGESVAMKVLDRSTIIKHKMVDQIKREISIMKRVRHPHIVRLHEVIASRTKIYIILEFITGGELFDKIVHHGRLSESESLRYFQQLIDGVDFCHSKGVYHRDLKPENLLLDSQGNLKISDFGLSAIPAEGVDLLRTTCGTPNYVAPEVLSHKGYNGACADTWSCGVVLYVLMAGYLPFDEIDLTTLYGKIEKAEFSCPSWFPLGAKSLIHRILDPNPETRIQIEEIRNDEWFKRNYIPVKLPEIEDIDLDDVDAAFDDPEEELPTEQQSHEDMGPLTLNAFDMIILSQGLNLASLFDRRKESLQHQTRFVSQKEAKVVLSSMEVVAQSMGFKTHIRNYKMRVEGLSANRTSHFSAIMEIFQIAPTFIMVDIQKAAGEADEYLKFYKKFCGNLDDIIWTLPDETCKSRSTQTKSRRKS; from the exons ATGGTGATAAGAAAAGTTGGGAAGTATGAGGTGGGGAGGACAATTGGAGAAGGAACATTTGCAAAAGTGAAGTTTGCTCAGAATACAGAGACCGGAGAAAGTGTGGCCATGAAAGTGCTCGATCGCTCCACCATCATCAAACACAAGATGGTTGATCAG ATAAAGAGAGAGATATCTATAATGAAGCGAGTTAGACATCCACATATTGTTCGATTACACGAG GTCATAGCCAGCCGCACAAAGATTTACATCATATTGGAATTTATCACTGGTGGTGAATTGTTTGATAAAATT GTTCACCATGGGCGACTCAGTGAATCTGAGTCTCTAAGATACTTCCAGCAGCTCATTGATGGCGTGGATTTTTGCCACAGCAAGGGAGTCTATCACAGAGACTTAAAG CCTGAAAATCTATTACTAGATTCACAAGGAAATCTTAAAATCTCTGATTTTGGGCTCAGCGCAATACCTGCAGAA GGAGTCGACCTTCTTCGGACAACCTGCGGTACTCCTAATTATGTTGCGCCAGAG GTTCTTAGTCATAAGGGTTATAACGGTGCTTGTGCGGATACATGGTCATGTGGTGTGGTCTTATATGTTCTGATGGCGGGGTATCTTCCATTTGATGAGATCGATCTTACAACACTTTATGGCAAG ATCGAGAAAGCAGAGTTTTCTTGTCCATCCTGGTTCCCACTTGGAGCGAAGTCCTTGATCCATCGAATTTTAGACCCGAATCCTGAAACA CGCATTCAAATTGAAGAGATCCGAAATGATGAGTGGTTCAAAAGGAATTATATTCCGGTCAAACTTCCTGAAATTGAAGACATTGATTTAGATGATGTTGATGCGGCTTTTGATGATCCAGAG GAAGAATTGCCTACTGAGCAACAAAGTCATGAGGATATGGGGCCTCTTACTCTCAATgcatttgatatgattattctGTCGCAAGGATTAAACTTGGCATCATTGTTTGACCGCAGGAAG GAGTCACTGCAGCATCAGACTCGATTTGTTTCGCAAAAAGAGGCTAAGGTTGTTTTGTCAAGCATGGAAGTCGTTGCACAATCAATGGGCTTTAAGACACATATACGCAACTATAAG ATGAGAGTAGAAGGCCTTTCTGCAAACAGGACCTCACATTTCTCCGCAATTATGGAG ATATTTCAAATAGCTCCCACATTTATCATGGTTGACATTCAGAAAGCTGCCGGAGAAGCTGATGAATATCTCAAG ttttacaagaaattctgCGGCAATCTCGATGATATTATCTGGACTCTACCAGATGAAACATGCAAATCAAGGAGTACTCAGACAAAGAGTCGACGAAAATCTTGA
- the LOC140832798 gene encoding CBL-interacting serine/threonine-protein kinase 8-like isoform X2 yields MVIRKVGKYEVGRTIGEGTFAKVKFAQNTETGESVAMKVLDRSTIIKHKMVDQVHHGRLSESESLRYFQQLIDGVDFCHSKGVYHRDLKPENLLLDSQGNLKISDFGLSAIPAEGVDLLRTTCGTPNYVAPEVLSHKGYNGACADTWSCGVVLYVLMAGYLPFDEIDLTTLYGKIEKAEFSCPSWFPLGAKSLIHRILDPNPETRIQIEEIRNDEWFKRNYIPVKLPEIEDIDLDDVDAAFDDPEEELPTEQQSHEDMGPLTLNAFDMIILSQGLNLASLFDRRKESLQHQTRFVSQKEAKVVLSSMEVVAQSMGFKTHIRNYKMRVEGLSANRTSHFSAIMEIFQIAPTFIMVDIQKAAGEADEYLKFYKKFCGNLDDIIWTLPDETCKSRSTQTKSRRKS; encoded by the exons ATGGTGATAAGAAAAGTTGGGAAGTATGAGGTGGGGAGGACAATTGGAGAAGGAACATTTGCAAAAGTGAAGTTTGCTCAGAATACAGAGACCGGAGAAAGTGTGGCCATGAAAGTGCTCGATCGCTCCACCATCATCAAACACAAGATGGTTGATCAG GTTCACCATGGGCGACTCAGTGAATCTGAGTCTCTAAGATACTTCCAGCAGCTCATTGATGGCGTGGATTTTTGCCACAGCAAGGGAGTCTATCACAGAGACTTAAAG CCTGAAAATCTATTACTAGATTCACAAGGAAATCTTAAAATCTCTGATTTTGGGCTCAGCGCAATACCTGCAGAA GGAGTCGACCTTCTTCGGACAACCTGCGGTACTCCTAATTATGTTGCGCCAGAG GTTCTTAGTCATAAGGGTTATAACGGTGCTTGTGCGGATACATGGTCATGTGGTGTGGTCTTATATGTTCTGATGGCGGGGTATCTTCCATTTGATGAGATCGATCTTACAACACTTTATGGCAAG ATCGAGAAAGCAGAGTTTTCTTGTCCATCCTGGTTCCCACTTGGAGCGAAGTCCTTGATCCATCGAATTTTAGACCCGAATCCTGAAACA CGCATTCAAATTGAAGAGATCCGAAATGATGAGTGGTTCAAAAGGAATTATATTCCGGTCAAACTTCCTGAAATTGAAGACATTGATTTAGATGATGTTGATGCGGCTTTTGATGATCCAGAG GAAGAATTGCCTACTGAGCAACAAAGTCATGAGGATATGGGGCCTCTTACTCTCAATgcatttgatatgattattctGTCGCAAGGATTAAACTTGGCATCATTGTTTGACCGCAGGAAG GAGTCACTGCAGCATCAGACTCGATTTGTTTCGCAAAAAGAGGCTAAGGTTGTTTTGTCAAGCATGGAAGTCGTTGCACAATCAATGGGCTTTAAGACACATATACGCAACTATAAG ATGAGAGTAGAAGGCCTTTCTGCAAACAGGACCTCACATTTCTCCGCAATTATGGAG ATATTTCAAATAGCTCCCACATTTATCATGGTTGACATTCAGAAAGCTGCCGGAGAAGCTGATGAATATCTCAAG ttttacaagaaattctgCGGCAATCTCGATGATATTATCTGGACTCTACCAGATGAAACATGCAAATCAAGGAGTACTCAGACAAAGAGTCGACGAAAATCTTGA
- the LOC140832797 gene encoding uncharacterized protein isoform X2, whose product MVKAVVGDELQLKLAENRLTDSGLPSQVGLVIGKLSPKLDKGFVYDLVPTPTNDAGDPPCSVVGGTGENDRNKKKNPSKSKSQPDASALSIDIDWVSEHARQVSRMLLGGMKVVGIYIWVNEISFKNSITTLCQTVKGVAAAASSITTDQNERLLIHISYSPLRWNCRNCSLADYVTSSSLRPCDFKMGKVLGSLRTFRCTYTFDVRMPIDHENGLDVRRFADVLRDGIMIHAKELASAKALVNGKVLTEDELCASEGFHDVEFLLPLLEDKYTEFSGKEVIGLLLFGGSVCSLAYLNSKEPISQALFDIKEDIIKSLESRLDIMCDEADRELESDTNDIQETDNHVSTDKFMPNLDLQVQRKHCNLSFPRRVLVPWLEGTYICDYVQPSETVEALKDHCSELMSTEVPTDASEILEPESETPIVVSPSTISFWSIASGSSSAKLNNSLAENIRDKAKPSESADYTMVKLSLLILIVSIILGLAVNALRIS is encoded by the exons ATGGTCAAAGCGGTGGTTGGAGATGAACTGCAGCTGAAATTGGCCGAGAACCGCCTCACTGACTCCGGCCTCCCATCCCAG GTAGGGCTTGTCATTGGGAAGCTGAGTCCAAAGTTGGATAAAGGATTCGTGTATGATCTGGTGCCGACGCCGACGAACGATGCCGGGGATCCGCCCTGTTCGGTCGTCGGCGGCACTGGTGAAAATGACAGAAATAAAAAGAAGAATCCATCCAAATCTAAATCTCAACCTGATGCTTCTGCTCTCTCTATTGATATCGACTGGGTCTCCGAGCACGCTCGCCAG GTCTCAAGGATGCTATTGGGTGGCATGAAGGTTGTTGGTATCTACATTTGGGTCAATGAAATCTCATTCAAGAATTCAATAACAACACTATGCCAG ACTGTTAAAGGGGTTGCAGCAGCAGCGTCCTCTATCACTACTGATCAGAATGAGAGACTACTCATTCATATTAGTTATAGTCCACTGAG GTGGAATTGTCGAAATTGTTCGCTGGCAGACTATGTCACTTCTAGCAGTCTACGGCCTTGTGATTTTAAAATGGGCAAGGTCTTAGGTTCCCTTCGAACGTTCAGATGCACTTACACTTTTGACGTAAG GATGCCTATAGACCACGAGAATGGTTTGGATGTCAGAAGGTTTGCTGACGTTCTTCGTGATGGAATTATGATCCATGCCAAGGAGCTTGCAAGTGCAAAGGCTTTGGTCAATGGGAAAGTG TTGACTGAAGACGAGCTGTGTGCATCTGAGGGTTTTCATGATGTTGAATTTCTTCTACCTTTGTTGGAAGATAAATACACGGAAT TTAGCGGAAAAGAGGTTATTGGTCTTCTTCTCTTTGGTGGCTCTGTATGTTCTCTTGCATATTTGAATTCAAAGGAACCTATTTCACAAGCTTTATTTGACATAAAG GAAGACATCATAAAGAGTTTGGAGAGTAGACTAGATATTATGTGCGATGAAGCTGATAGAGAATTGGAATCTGACACCAATGATATTCAGGAAACAGACAACCATGTATCAACTGATAAATTTATGCCAAATTTAGACCTTCAAGTGCAAAG AAAACACTGCAATCTATCATTTCCACGAAGGGTACTTGTTCCATGGCTTGAGGGCACTTACATATGCGATTATGTTCAGCCATCTGAAACAGTTGAG GCTCTCAAAGATCATTGCAGTGAGCTAATGTCTACAGAAGTTCCAACTGATGCATCGGAAATTTTAGAGCCCGAATCTGAAACTCCGATTGTGGTGTCTCCAAGTACTATATCCTTTTGGAGCATAGCATCTGGTTCATCATCAGCTAAGTTAAATAATTCACTTGCAGAGAATATCAGGGACAAAGCAAAACCCAGTGAGTCAGCTGATTACACCATGGTGAAACTATCTTTGTTAATTCTTATTGTCTCTATTATACTTGGACTAGCCGTGAATGCTCTCCGCATCTCTTAG
- the LOC140832797 gene encoding uncharacterized protein isoform X1: MVKAVVGDELQLKLAENRLTDSGLPSQVGLVIGKLSPKLDKGFVYDLVPTPTNDAGDPPCSVVGGTGENDRNKKKNPSKSKSQPDASALSIDIDWVSEHARQVSRMLLGGMKVVGIYIWVNEISFKNSITTLCQTVKGVAAAASSITTDQNERLLIHISYSPLRWNCRNCSLADYVTSSSLRPCDFKMGKVLGSLRTFRCTYTFDVRMPIDHENGLDVRRFADVLRDGIMIHAKELASAKALVNGKVLTEDELCASEGFHDVEFLLPLLEDKYTECIGKEVIGLLLFGGSVCSLAYLNSKEPISQALFDIKEDIIKSLESRLDIMCDEADRELESDTNDIQETDNHVSTDKFMPNLDLQVQRKHCNLSFPRRVLVPWLEGTYICDYVQPSETVEALKDHCSELMSTEVPTDASEILEPESETPIVVSPSTISFWSIASGSSSAKLNNSLAENIRDKAKPSESADYTMVKLSLLILIVSIILGLAVNALRIS, encoded by the exons ATGGTCAAAGCGGTGGTTGGAGATGAACTGCAGCTGAAATTGGCCGAGAACCGCCTCACTGACTCCGGCCTCCCATCCCAG GTAGGGCTTGTCATTGGGAAGCTGAGTCCAAAGTTGGATAAAGGATTCGTGTATGATCTGGTGCCGACGCCGACGAACGATGCCGGGGATCCGCCCTGTTCGGTCGTCGGCGGCACTGGTGAAAATGACAGAAATAAAAAGAAGAATCCATCCAAATCTAAATCTCAACCTGATGCTTCTGCTCTCTCTATTGATATCGACTGGGTCTCCGAGCACGCTCGCCAG GTCTCAAGGATGCTATTGGGTGGCATGAAGGTTGTTGGTATCTACATTTGGGTCAATGAAATCTCATTCAAGAATTCAATAACAACACTATGCCAG ACTGTTAAAGGGGTTGCAGCAGCAGCGTCCTCTATCACTACTGATCAGAATGAGAGACTACTCATTCATATTAGTTATAGTCCACTGAG GTGGAATTGTCGAAATTGTTCGCTGGCAGACTATGTCACTTCTAGCAGTCTACGGCCTTGTGATTTTAAAATGGGCAAGGTCTTAGGTTCCCTTCGAACGTTCAGATGCACTTACACTTTTGACGTAAG GATGCCTATAGACCACGAGAATGGTTTGGATGTCAGAAGGTTTGCTGACGTTCTTCGTGATGGAATTATGATCCATGCCAAGGAGCTTGCAAGTGCAAAGGCTTTGGTCAATGGGAAAGTG TTGACTGAAGACGAGCTGTGTGCATCTGAGGGTTTTCATGATGTTGAATTTCTTCTACCTTTGTTGGAAGATAAATACACGGAATGTAT CGGAAAAGAGGTTATTGGTCTTCTTCTCTTTGGTGGCTCTGTATGTTCTCTTGCATATTTGAATTCAAAGGAACCTATTTCACAAGCTTTATTTGACATAAAG GAAGACATCATAAAGAGTTTGGAGAGTAGACTAGATATTATGTGCGATGAAGCTGATAGAGAATTGGAATCTGACACCAATGATATTCAGGAAACAGACAACCATGTATCAACTGATAAATTTATGCCAAATTTAGACCTTCAAGTGCAAAG AAAACACTGCAATCTATCATTTCCACGAAGGGTACTTGTTCCATGGCTTGAGGGCACTTACATATGCGATTATGTTCAGCCATCTGAAACAGTTGAG GCTCTCAAAGATCATTGCAGTGAGCTAATGTCTACAGAAGTTCCAACTGATGCATCGGAAATTTTAGAGCCCGAATCTGAAACTCCGATTGTGGTGTCTCCAAGTACTATATCCTTTTGGAGCATAGCATCTGGTTCATCATCAGCTAAGTTAAATAATTCACTTGCAGAGAATATCAGGGACAAAGCAAAACCCAGTGAGTCAGCTGATTACACCATGGTGAAACTATCTTTGTTAATTCTTATTGTCTCTATTATACTTGGACTAGCCGTGAATGCTCTCCGCATCTCTTAG
- the LOC140832799 gene encoding glutamyl-tRNA reductase 1, chloroplastic-like codes for MAVSSAFVGAKLENLFISSTATASAASASTPPVSKPGNPGKRRAYLNRRGYSGNLRCEAASNALGQLDSTNAASYSGLASSLSALEMLKSSAADRYTKEKISIVVIGLSIHTAPVEMREKLAIPEAEWPRAIGELCSLNHIEEAAVLSTCNRMEIYVLALSRHRGIKEVTEWMSKTSGVPVSEICQHRFLLYDKDATQHIFEVSSGLDSLVLGEGQILAQVKQVVKVGQGVVGFGRNISSLFKHAITVGKRVRTETNIAAGAVSVSSAAVELALMKLPESSHATARMLVIGAGKMGKLVIKHLVAKGCTEMVVVNRSEERVAAIREEIKGIEIVYRPLTEMLKSAAEADVIFTSTASDIPLFLKEHVVDFPSVGPILGGLRLFIDISVPRNVGACVNEHEGSRVYNVDDLKEVVAANKEDRIRKAMEAQEIITEESKQFEAWRDSLETVPTIKKLRAYAERIRAAEVEKCLSKMGDEIPKKSQKAVDDLSRGIINKLLHGPMQHLRCDGSDSRTLSETLENMHALNRMFSLETEISVLEHKIRAKVEQTQK; via the exons ATGGCTGTTTCAAGCGCGTTTGTGGGTGCAAAGCTGGAGAATCTGTTTATCAGTAGTACGGCGACGGCTTCGGCCGCCTCAGCATCCACGCCTCCTGTTAGCAAGCCGGGGAATCCTGGAAAGCGTCGAGCTTATCTGAACAGGAGGGGATATTCCGGGAATTTGAGGTGCGAGGCTGCATCCAACGCCTTGGGTCAACTGGATTCCACTAACGCGGCTTCGTATTCTGGTCTGGCGTCGAGCCTCTCCGCTCTGGAGATGCTCAAGTCTTCCGCCGCTGACC GatatacaaaagaaaagatCAGCATTGTAGTCATTGGTCTCAGCATCCACACGGCGCCTGTTGAAATGCGGGAAAAACTTGCTATCCCTGAAGCAGAGTGGCCTAGAGCTATTGGGGAGCTGTGCAGTTTGAATCATATCGAAGAAGCTGCTGTCCTTAGTACATGTAACAGAATGGAAATCTATGTATTAGCTCTCTCTAGGCACCGGGGAATCAAAGAAGTAACTGAATGGATGTCCAAG ACTAGTGGAGTTCCAGTTTCAGAGATCTGCCAGCACCGTTTTTTGCTCTATGACAAAGATGCAACCCAGCACATTTTTGAAGTATCATCAGGGCTAGATTCATTGGTTTTAGGAGAAGGTCAAATCCTAGCACAAGTGAAACAAGTGGTTAAAGTTGGTCAAGGGGTTGTGGGATTTGGAAGGAATATAAGCAGTCTCTTTAAGCATGCAATCACTGTTGGAAAGAGGGTTAGAACCGAAACCAACATAGCAGCTGGGGCGGTTTCCGTTAGTTCAGCTGCTGTGGAATTGGCTTTAATGAAGCTTCCCGAATCCTCCCATGCCACTGCGAGGATGTTAGTAATTGGAGCAGGAAAAATGGGCAAGCTTGTGATCAAGCACTTGGTAGCCAAAGGGTGCACAGAGATGGTGGTAGTGAACAGAAGTGAAGAAAGAGTTGCTGCCATACGCGAGGAGATTAAAGGCATTGAAATAGTATACAGACCCCTCACTGAAATGCTGAAGAGTGCAGCGGAAGCTGATGTGATTTTTACCAGCACTGCATCTGACATTCCTCTTTTTCTTAAAGAGCATGTTGTCGACTTTCCATCAGTAGGTCCAATTCTTGGTGGTTTGAGACTTTTTATTGACATTTCTGTTCCAAGAAATGTTGGTGCATGTGTCAACGAGCATGAGGGTTCACGAGTGTACAATGTCGATGATCTTAAGGAGGTTGTGGCTGCAAATAAAGAGGATCGGATACGTAAAGCAATGGAAGCTCAAGAAATCATCACTGAGGAATCGAAACAATTTGAAGCCTGGCGCGATTCACTAGAAACTGTTCCAACTATCAAGAAGTTAAGGGCTTATGCTGAAAGAATAAGAGCTGCAGAGGTTGAAAAATGTTTGTCAAAAATGGGTGACGAAATTCCAAAGAAATCGCAGAAGGCTGTTGATGATCTTAGCAGAGGCATTATAAACAAGCTGTTACACGGGCCCATGCAGCATCTAAGGTGTGATGGGAGTGATAGCCGGACTTTGAGCGAAACCCTTGAGAATATGCATGCTCTTAATCGAATGTTCAGCCTCGAGACTGAGATATCTGTGTTAGAACACAAGATTAGAGCTAAGGTAGAGCAAACTCAGAAGTAA